The Lonchura striata isolate bLonStr1 chromosome 5, bLonStr1.mat, whole genome shotgun sequence genome window below encodes:
- the BTG1 gene encoding protein BTG1, whose amino-acid sequence MHPALYTRASMIREIAAAVGFISKFLRTKGLMNERQLQTFSQCLQELLAEHYKHHWFPEKPCKGSGYRCIRINHKMDPLIGQAAQRIGLSSQELFQLLPSELTLWVDPYEVSYRIGEDGSICVLYEAAPAGGSQSNTNMQMVDSRISCKEELLLGRTSPSKSYNMMTVSG is encoded by the exons aTGCATCCCGCCCTGTACACCCGGGCCAGCATGATACGTGAGATCGCCGCGGCCGTGGGCTTCATCTCCAAGTTCCTGCGGACCAAGGGGCTGATGAACGAGCGGCAGCTGCAGACCTTCAGCCAgtgcctgcaggagctgctggcag aacATTATAAACACCACTGGTTTCCAGAAAAGCCATGCAAGGGATCAGGTTACCGATGTATCCGGATCAACCATAAGATGGATCCTCTCATTGGACAGGCAGCACAGCGGATTGGATTGAGCAGTCAGGAACTGTTTCAGCTTCTTCCGAGCGAACTCACTCTCTGGGTTGACCCGTACGAAGTGTCCTATCGCATTGGAGAAGATGGCTCCATCTGTGTGCTGTATGAAGCTGCACCAGCAGGAGGTAGCCAAAGTAACACCAACATGCAAATGGTAGACAGCAGAATAAGCTGTAAGGAGGAACTTCTCTTGGGCAGAACTAGCCCTTCCAAAAGCTACAATATGATGACTGTATCAGGTTAA